Proteins from a genomic interval of Diospyros lotus cultivar Yz01 chromosome 6, ASM1463336v1, whole genome shotgun sequence:
- the LOC127804448 gene encoding uncharacterized protein LOC127804448, with product MSAHRGRPRTRGQGRAAAIPDAASEASEGSSSDLRQGMAAMHGTLAGILQAINRLADNQPRQERREVEEPVVNLGVQGAGSSDGGQLLKNFMALRPPEFTGGTDVAVAENWMLSIEKHLRSMGCTDAQKVQLGTFLLRDDVERWWETVRQRYGPRDPTWAEFQNAFNEAYCPAWYKEQKVYEFIELVQGSKTVAQYEAEFIALARYAPDLISTEEKKAFKFQRGLRPEIRHAYGGVRVTDYPTVVQRAYAIEHDRGEWRAAQALFRGSKASQGSTSGKKRRGEVGSSSETMKLPSCTHCGKKHRGPCLFGQLVCYLCGQAGHVRRDCPRSLEVSSTPEVICYRCGHQGHMANTCSRAMPGRGQRSGGLSQRGSHRPTASRASGAGPRGSSPVTQHSIAVESPQVQGRVFALTAAEAEKGTNTIQGILSLYNHDVRALFDTGSWHSFIALHAASYVPDPRIVLPFHLIVSTPGGNQLWGREVLFNCEIEVHGRKLPGDLVILDLRDFDLILGMDWLSNHYAKVDCHQKIIHVEPPLQPVLVYRGVQPMLVTPMISVMKVEKLMRQGCEAYLAFVMTEGRSSTPLTEVPVVCDFLDVFPDELPGLPPRREVEFSVELMPGTQPISKTPYRMTPNELKELKAQL from the coding sequence ATGAGTGCTCACCGAGGACGACCACGGACTCGAGGACAAGGACGAGCTGCAGCTATCCCTGATGCAGCATCTGAGGCTTCAGAAGGTTCTAGTAGTGATTTACGTCAGGGGATGGCTGCGATGCATGGCACTCTAGCGGGGATTTTGCAAGCTATTAATAGATTGGCGGATAATCAGCCTAGACAAGAGCGCAGAGAAGTGGAGGAACCCGTGGTAAATCTTGGAGTACAGGGGGCGGGAAGCAGTGATGGGGGTCAACTGTTGAAGAACTTCATGGCGCTTCGACCACCAGAATTTACTGGAGGGACGGATGTAGCAGTGGCGGAGAACTGGATGCTTTCCATAGAAAAGCACCTTCGCTCTATGGGTTGTACAGATGCCCAAAAGGTGCAGTTGGGCACATTCCTCCTTAGGGATGATGTAGAAAGGTGGTGGGAGACAGTCCGTCAGAGGTATGGGCCTAGGGATCCTACCTGGGCAGAATTTCAAAATGCATTTAATGAAgcttattgcccagcatggTATAAAGAGCAGAAAGTGTATGAATTTATAGAGTTGGTGCAGGGCAGCAAGACAGTGGCCCAATATGAAGCTGAGTTTATAGCCTTAGCCAGGTATGCCCCTGATTTGATTTCTACCGAGGAGAAGAAGGCTTTTAAGTTCCAGCGAGGGTTGCGCCCCGAGATCCGACACGCATATGGTGGTGTGAGAGTTACAGATTACCCCACAGTGGTGCAGAGGGCTTATGCTATTGAGCATGATCGTGGGGAGTGGAGAGCAGCCCAGGCCTTGTTCAGAGGATCCAAAGCTTCCCAGGGATCTACCAGTGGCAAGAAGAGGAGAGGGGAAGTTGGTTCAAGTAGTGAGACTATGAAGCTTCCATCCTGTACTCATTGTGGGAAGAAACACCGGGGGCCTTGTCTCTTCGGGCAATTGGTTTGCTATCTGTGTGGCCAGGCAGGGCATGTACGCAGGGATTGTCCACGTAGCTTGGAGGTCTCATCTACCCCCGAGGTGATTTGTTATAGATGTGGGCATCAGGGGCACATGGCAAATACTTGTTCTAGAGCGATGCCAGGCCGAGGCCAGAGATCAGGAGGGCTGAGTCAGAGGGGTAGTCACAGGCCAACAGCTTCCAGAGCTTCAGGAGCAGGCCCACGAGGATCTTCACCGGTTACTCAGCATTCCATTGCTGTGGAGAGTCCTCAGGTACAGGGCCGAGTGTTTGCTCTCACAGCAGCTGAAGCGGAGAAGGGGACTAATACCATCCAAGGTATTCTTTCATTATATAATCATGATGTGCGTGCTCTTTTTGACACAGGATCCTGGCATTcctttattgcattgcatgctGCGAGTTATGTACCTGATCCACGGATTGTGTTGCCTTTCCATTTGATTGTGTCCACTCCGGGAGGTAATCAGTTATGGGGTAGAGAGGTACTTTTTAACTGTGAAATTGAAGTCCATGGTAGGAAATTACCAGGAGACTTGGTGATTTTGGATCTTAGAGACTTCGACCTTATCTTGGGGATGGATTGGTTGTCGAATCATTATGCTAAAGTTGATTGCCATCAAAAGATCATTCATGTTGAGCCTCCCTTACAGCCTGTCCTTGTGTATAGAGGCGTCCAGCCCATGTTAGTGACTCCCATGATTTCAGTTATGAAGGTTGAGAAGTTAATGCGTCAGGGTTGTGAAGCTTATTTGGCATTTGTGATGACTGAAGGCAGGAGCAGTACACCACTGACAGAGGTACCGGTTGTATGCGATTTTCTTGATGTATTTCCAGATGAACTTCCAGGTTTACCACCTCGTAGGGAAGTAGAGTTTTCAGTGGAATTGATGCCAGGTACCCAacctatttccaagactccgTATCGGATGACGCCTAATGAACTGAAAGAATTGAAGGCCCAATTGTAG